A DNA window from Delphinus delphis chromosome 6, mDelDel1.2, whole genome shotgun sequence contains the following coding sequences:
- the LOC132427511 gene encoding zinc finger protein 658 isoform X1 — MNTAQGSVSFEDVTVEFTQDEWQYVGPALRTLYKDVMLENYSHLVSLVVTFAGYCIIKPQVIFKLEHGEEPWPSEEEFLNQKYPGCYRVDVHIEENQEREEKPLWQVVFTDNKILSKEEQKALEKPFYFSITPDFSGKMPSKRDSCRMNLPVVSELILSDRNYSRNKTDYINVCEKLQLDIQREKTHTGEQCYKYNENMKALSYVKDHHKFQTLEQSFECNEYGKVLHDKTICVTAKSSVKGEESCKDNEFRGNCDKAALFNHMRTGTRKKCFDLNECGKSCEYNEVHMALAHYECNESGNNFSGNSPLTQPQRTVTGQGAFESSKCEENLSQSSGRIVHQKTQTRDTFCVYNGFTNTIYQKLDFTVHQRIHKEEKFYQCDKYEKSSYQNSALSVHQQCDTGEKSFELTECRKSFYQKAHLIQHQRTHPGEKPYECEECGKSFCSYSHPIHYPGTHMGVNLYECNECGKTFADNSTLRAHQRIHTEEKPFKCNDCERSFAHNSARRAHQRIHTGEKPYECNDCEKTFAHNSTLRAHQKIHTGVKLYKCNECGKTFSQKTRLSTHQRIHTGEKPYGCSECGKTFSQKSYLSGHERIHKGEKPYECNECGKTFVYKAALIVHQRIHTGEKPYECNECGKTFSQRTHLYAHQRTHTGEKPYECKECGKTFADNSALRAHQRIHKGEKPYECSECGKTFSKTSHLRAHLRTRTGEKPYECNECGKTFSQKSYVSAHQRIHTGEKPYECNICGKPFAHNSTLRVHQRIHTGVKSYKCNECGKTFSQKSHLSAHQRIHTGEKPYECNECGKAFAQNSTLGVHLRIHTGERPYKCYECGKTFVRKAALRVHHTRMHSREKTLACNEFGMC, encoded by the exons ATGAACACAGCTCAG GGATCAGTGTCATTCGAAGATGTGACTGTGGAGTTCACCCAGGATGAATGGCAGTATGTAGGCCCTGCTCTGAGGACCCTGTACAAagatgtgatgctggagaactaCAGTCACCTCGTCTCATTGG TTGTTACATTTGCAGGGTACTGCATTATCAAACCCCAGGTGATCTTCAAGTTGGAGCACGGTGAAGAGCCCTGGCCCTCAGAGGAAGAATTCCTAAACCAGAAGTACCCAG gaTGTTACAGAGTTGATGTCCATATTGAGGAGaaccaggaaagagaagagaaacctCTGTGGCAAGTAGTATTCACTGATAACAAAATATTGAGTAAAGAAGAGCAGAAAGCTTTAGAGAAACCATTTTATTTCAGTATAACTCcagatttttcaggaaaaatgCCCTCTAAACGTGACTCATGTAGAATGAATTTGCCGGTTGTTTCTGAATTAATTCTTAGTGATAGGAATTATTCACGAAACAAGACTGACTACATAAATGTATGTGAGAAGTTGCAGCTGGATATTCAGCGTGAGAAAACTCATACTGGAGAGCAGTGttacaaatataatgaaaatatgaaagcTCTCAGTTATGTGAAAGATCATCATAAATTTCAAACTCTGGAGCAATCTTTTGAATGTAATGAATATGGAAAAGTTTTACATGATAAGACCATCTGTGTTACAGCTAAGAGTTCAGTAAAAGGAGAGGAATCCTGTAAGGATAATGAATTTAGGGGAAATTGTGATAAAGCAGCTCTTTTTAACCACATGAGAACTGGCACAAGGAAGAAATGCTTTGATCTTAATGAATGTGGTAAATCCTGTGAATACAATGAGGTTCACATGGCTTTGGCACACTATGAATGTAATGAAAGTGGGAATAACTTCAGTGGGAATTCACCCCTCACTCAGCCTCAGAGAACTGTTACAGGACAAGGTGCCTTTGAAAGCAGTAAGTGTGAAGAAAACTTGAGCCAGAGCTCAGGCCGTATAGTACATCAGAAGACACAAACTAGAGATACATTCTGTGTTTATAATGGATTTACAAACACCATCTACCAGAAGTTAGACTTTACAgtacatcagagaattcacaaagaagagaaattctatcaatgtgataaatacGAGAAATCCTCCTATCAGAACTCAGCCCTCAGTGTACACCAGCAGTGTGACACAGGAGAGAAGTCATTTGAACTTACTGAATGCAGGAAATCATTTTACCAGAAAGCACACCTCATTCAGCATCAGAGGACCCACCCAGgggagaaaccttatgaatgtgAGGAATGTGGGAAATCCTTTTGTTCATATTCACATCCTATTCATTATCCTGGAACTCATATGGGAGTCAATCTgtatgaatgtaatgaatgtgggaaaacttTCGCTGATAATTCAACCCTCAGAgcacatcagagaattcacacagaGGAGAAACCCTTCAAATGTAATGACTGTGAGAGGTCTTTTGCCCATAATTCAGCCCGCAGAgcacatcagagaattcacacaggTGAGAAACCATATGAGTGTAATGACTGTGAGAAAACTTTTGCCCATAATTCCACCCTCAGAGCACATCAGAAAATTCACACTGGGGTGAAACTGtacaaatgtaatgaatgtgggaaaacttTTTCCCAGAAGACACGTCTTAGTACACATCAGAGGATTCACACAGGTGAGAAACCCTATGGatgtagtgaatgtgggaaaaccttctCCCAGAAATCATACCTCAGTGGACATGAGAGAATTCACAAAGGGGAAAAACcttatgaatgtaatgaatgtgggaaaacttTTGTCTATAAGGCAGCCCTCATTGTCCATCAAAGAATTCACacaggagaaaaaccctatgaatgtaatgaatgtgggaaaacttTCTCCCAGAGGACACACCTCTATGCACATCAGAGAACTCACACAGgggagaaaccttatgaatgtaaggaatgtgggaaaactTTTGCAGATAATTCAGCCCTCAGGgcacatcagagaattcacaaaggggagaaaccctatgaatgtagtgaatgtgggaaaacttTCTCCAAGACATCACACCTCAGAGCACATCTGAGGACTCGCacaggggagaaaccctatgaatgtaatgaatgtgggaaaacttTCTCCCAGAAGTCGTATGTTAGTgcacatcagagaattcacacagggGAGAAACCTTACGAATGTAACATATGTGGGAAACCTTTTGCCCATAATTCAACCCTCAGAgtacatcagagaattcacacaggTGTAAAATCCtacaaatgtaatgaatgtgggaaaacttTCTCTCAGAAGTCACACCTTAGTgcacatcagagaattcacacaggagagaaaccctatgagtgtaatgaatgtgggaaagcttttGCCCAAAATTCAACTCTTGGAGTACACCTGAGAATTCACACAGGTGAGAGACCCTACAAATGTTATGAATGTGGAAAAACCTTTGTCCGTAAGGCAGCTCTTAGAGTACATCACACCAGAATGCACTCCAGAGAGAAAACCCTTGCATGTAATGAATTTGGGATGTGCTAA
- the LOC132427511 gene encoding zinc finger protein 658 isoform X2, whose protein sequence is MNTAQGSVSFEDVTVEFTQDEWQYVGPALRTLYKDVMLENYSHLVSLGYCIIKPQVIFKLEHGEEPWPSEEEFLNQKYPGCYRVDVHIEENQEREEKPLWQVVFTDNKILSKEEQKALEKPFYFSITPDFSGKMPSKRDSCRMNLPVVSELILSDRNYSRNKTDYINVCEKLQLDIQREKTHTGEQCYKYNENMKALSYVKDHHKFQTLEQSFECNEYGKVLHDKTICVTAKSSVKGEESCKDNEFRGNCDKAALFNHMRTGTRKKCFDLNECGKSCEYNEVHMALAHYECNESGNNFSGNSPLTQPQRTVTGQGAFESSKCEENLSQSSGRIVHQKTQTRDTFCVYNGFTNTIYQKLDFTVHQRIHKEEKFYQCDKYEKSSYQNSALSVHQQCDTGEKSFELTECRKSFYQKAHLIQHQRTHPGEKPYECEECGKSFCSYSHPIHYPGTHMGVNLYECNECGKTFADNSTLRAHQRIHTEEKPFKCNDCERSFAHNSARRAHQRIHTGEKPYECNDCEKTFAHNSTLRAHQKIHTGVKLYKCNECGKTFSQKTRLSTHQRIHTGEKPYGCSECGKTFSQKSYLSGHERIHKGEKPYECNECGKTFVYKAALIVHQRIHTGEKPYECNECGKTFSQRTHLYAHQRTHTGEKPYECKECGKTFADNSALRAHQRIHKGEKPYECSECGKTFSKTSHLRAHLRTRTGEKPYECNECGKTFSQKSYVSAHQRIHTGEKPYECNICGKPFAHNSTLRVHQRIHTGVKSYKCNECGKTFSQKSHLSAHQRIHTGEKPYECNECGKAFAQNSTLGVHLRIHTGERPYKCYECGKTFVRKAALRVHHTRMHSREKTLACNEFGMC, encoded by the exons ATGAACACAGCTCAG GGATCAGTGTCATTCGAAGATGTGACTGTGGAGTTCACCCAGGATGAATGGCAGTATGTAGGCCCTGCTCTGAGGACCCTGTACAAagatgtgatgctggagaactaCAGTCACCTCGTCTCATTGG GGTACTGCATTATCAAACCCCAGGTGATCTTCAAGTTGGAGCACGGTGAAGAGCCCTGGCCCTCAGAGGAAGAATTCCTAAACCAGAAGTACCCAG gaTGTTACAGAGTTGATGTCCATATTGAGGAGaaccaggaaagagaagagaaacctCTGTGGCAAGTAGTATTCACTGATAACAAAATATTGAGTAAAGAAGAGCAGAAAGCTTTAGAGAAACCATTTTATTTCAGTATAACTCcagatttttcaggaaaaatgCCCTCTAAACGTGACTCATGTAGAATGAATTTGCCGGTTGTTTCTGAATTAATTCTTAGTGATAGGAATTATTCACGAAACAAGACTGACTACATAAATGTATGTGAGAAGTTGCAGCTGGATATTCAGCGTGAGAAAACTCATACTGGAGAGCAGTGttacaaatataatgaaaatatgaaagcTCTCAGTTATGTGAAAGATCATCATAAATTTCAAACTCTGGAGCAATCTTTTGAATGTAATGAATATGGAAAAGTTTTACATGATAAGACCATCTGTGTTACAGCTAAGAGTTCAGTAAAAGGAGAGGAATCCTGTAAGGATAATGAATTTAGGGGAAATTGTGATAAAGCAGCTCTTTTTAACCACATGAGAACTGGCACAAGGAAGAAATGCTTTGATCTTAATGAATGTGGTAAATCCTGTGAATACAATGAGGTTCACATGGCTTTGGCACACTATGAATGTAATGAAAGTGGGAATAACTTCAGTGGGAATTCACCCCTCACTCAGCCTCAGAGAACTGTTACAGGACAAGGTGCCTTTGAAAGCAGTAAGTGTGAAGAAAACTTGAGCCAGAGCTCAGGCCGTATAGTACATCAGAAGACACAAACTAGAGATACATTCTGTGTTTATAATGGATTTACAAACACCATCTACCAGAAGTTAGACTTTACAgtacatcagagaattcacaaagaagagaaattctatcaatgtgataaatacGAGAAATCCTCCTATCAGAACTCAGCCCTCAGTGTACACCAGCAGTGTGACACAGGAGAGAAGTCATTTGAACTTACTGAATGCAGGAAATCATTTTACCAGAAAGCACACCTCATTCAGCATCAGAGGACCCACCCAGgggagaaaccttatgaatgtgAGGAATGTGGGAAATCCTTTTGTTCATATTCACATCCTATTCATTATCCTGGAACTCATATGGGAGTCAATCTgtatgaatgtaatgaatgtgggaaaacttTCGCTGATAATTCAACCCTCAGAgcacatcagagaattcacacagaGGAGAAACCCTTCAAATGTAATGACTGTGAGAGGTCTTTTGCCCATAATTCAGCCCGCAGAgcacatcagagaattcacacaggTGAGAAACCATATGAGTGTAATGACTGTGAGAAAACTTTTGCCCATAATTCCACCCTCAGAGCACATCAGAAAATTCACACTGGGGTGAAACTGtacaaatgtaatgaatgtgggaaaacttTTTCCCAGAAGACACGTCTTAGTACACATCAGAGGATTCACACAGGTGAGAAACCCTATGGatgtagtgaatgtgggaaaaccttctCCCAGAAATCATACCTCAGTGGACATGAGAGAATTCACAAAGGGGAAAAACcttatgaatgtaatgaatgtgggaaaacttTTGTCTATAAGGCAGCCCTCATTGTCCATCAAAGAATTCACacaggagaaaaaccctatgaatgtaatgaatgtgggaaaacttTCTCCCAGAGGACACACCTCTATGCACATCAGAGAACTCACACAGgggagaaaccttatgaatgtaaggaatgtgggaaaactTTTGCAGATAATTCAGCCCTCAGGgcacatcagagaattcacaaaggggagaaaccctatgaatgtagtgaatgtgggaaaacttTCTCCAAGACATCACACCTCAGAGCACATCTGAGGACTCGCacaggggagaaaccctatgaatgtaatgaatgtgggaaaacttTCTCCCAGAAGTCGTATGTTAGTgcacatcagagaattcacacagggGAGAAACCTTACGAATGTAACATATGTGGGAAACCTTTTGCCCATAATTCAACCCTCAGAgtacatcagagaattcacacaggTGTAAAATCCtacaaatgtaatgaatgtgggaaaacttTCTCTCAGAAGTCACACCTTAGTgcacatcagagaattcacacaggagagaaaccctatgagtgtaatgaatgtgggaaagcttttGCCCAAAATTCAACTCTTGGAGTACACCTGAGAATTCACACAGGTGAGAGACCCTACAAATGTTATGAATGTGGAAAAACCTTTGTCCGTAAGGCAGCTCTTAGAGTACATCACACCAGAATGCACTCCAGAGAGAAAACCCTTGCATGTAATGAATTTGGGATGTGCTAA
- the LOC132427511 gene encoding zinc finger protein 658 isoform X3: MLENYSHLVSLVVTFAGYCIIKPQVIFKLEHGEEPWPSEEEFLNQKYPGCYRVDVHIEENQEREEKPLWQVVFTDNKILSKEEQKALEKPFYFSITPDFSGKMPSKRDSCRMNLPVVSELILSDRNYSRNKTDYINVCEKLQLDIQREKTHTGEQCYKYNENMKALSYVKDHHKFQTLEQSFECNEYGKVLHDKTICVTAKSSVKGEESCKDNEFRGNCDKAALFNHMRTGTRKKCFDLNECGKSCEYNEVHMALAHYECNESGNNFSGNSPLTQPQRTVTGQGAFESSKCEENLSQSSGRIVHQKTQTRDTFCVYNGFTNTIYQKLDFTVHQRIHKEEKFYQCDKYEKSSYQNSALSVHQQCDTGEKSFELTECRKSFYQKAHLIQHQRTHPGEKPYECEECGKSFCSYSHPIHYPGTHMGVNLYECNECGKTFADNSTLRAHQRIHTEEKPFKCNDCERSFAHNSARRAHQRIHTGEKPYECNDCEKTFAHNSTLRAHQKIHTGVKLYKCNECGKTFSQKTRLSTHQRIHTGEKPYGCSECGKTFSQKSYLSGHERIHKGEKPYECNECGKTFVYKAALIVHQRIHTGEKPYECNECGKTFSQRTHLYAHQRTHTGEKPYECKECGKTFADNSALRAHQRIHKGEKPYECSECGKTFSKTSHLRAHLRTRTGEKPYECNECGKTFSQKSYVSAHQRIHTGEKPYECNICGKPFAHNSTLRVHQRIHTGVKSYKCNECGKTFSQKSHLSAHQRIHTGEKPYECNECGKAFAQNSTLGVHLRIHTGERPYKCYECGKTFVRKAALRVHHTRMHSREKTLACNEFGMC, translated from the exons atgctggagaactaCAGTCACCTCGTCTCATTGG TTGTTACATTTGCAGGGTACTGCATTATCAAACCCCAGGTGATCTTCAAGTTGGAGCACGGTGAAGAGCCCTGGCCCTCAGAGGAAGAATTCCTAAACCAGAAGTACCCAG gaTGTTACAGAGTTGATGTCCATATTGAGGAGaaccaggaaagagaagagaaacctCTGTGGCAAGTAGTATTCACTGATAACAAAATATTGAGTAAAGAAGAGCAGAAAGCTTTAGAGAAACCATTTTATTTCAGTATAACTCcagatttttcaggaaaaatgCCCTCTAAACGTGACTCATGTAGAATGAATTTGCCGGTTGTTTCTGAATTAATTCTTAGTGATAGGAATTATTCACGAAACAAGACTGACTACATAAATGTATGTGAGAAGTTGCAGCTGGATATTCAGCGTGAGAAAACTCATACTGGAGAGCAGTGttacaaatataatgaaaatatgaaagcTCTCAGTTATGTGAAAGATCATCATAAATTTCAAACTCTGGAGCAATCTTTTGAATGTAATGAATATGGAAAAGTTTTACATGATAAGACCATCTGTGTTACAGCTAAGAGTTCAGTAAAAGGAGAGGAATCCTGTAAGGATAATGAATTTAGGGGAAATTGTGATAAAGCAGCTCTTTTTAACCACATGAGAACTGGCACAAGGAAGAAATGCTTTGATCTTAATGAATGTGGTAAATCCTGTGAATACAATGAGGTTCACATGGCTTTGGCACACTATGAATGTAATGAAAGTGGGAATAACTTCAGTGGGAATTCACCCCTCACTCAGCCTCAGAGAACTGTTACAGGACAAGGTGCCTTTGAAAGCAGTAAGTGTGAAGAAAACTTGAGCCAGAGCTCAGGCCGTATAGTACATCAGAAGACACAAACTAGAGATACATTCTGTGTTTATAATGGATTTACAAACACCATCTACCAGAAGTTAGACTTTACAgtacatcagagaattcacaaagaagagaaattctatcaatgtgataaatacGAGAAATCCTCCTATCAGAACTCAGCCCTCAGTGTACACCAGCAGTGTGACACAGGAGAGAAGTCATTTGAACTTACTGAATGCAGGAAATCATTTTACCAGAAAGCACACCTCATTCAGCATCAGAGGACCCACCCAGgggagaaaccttatgaatgtgAGGAATGTGGGAAATCCTTTTGTTCATATTCACATCCTATTCATTATCCTGGAACTCATATGGGAGTCAATCTgtatgaatgtaatgaatgtgggaaaacttTCGCTGATAATTCAACCCTCAGAgcacatcagagaattcacacagaGGAGAAACCCTTCAAATGTAATGACTGTGAGAGGTCTTTTGCCCATAATTCAGCCCGCAGAgcacatcagagaattcacacaggTGAGAAACCATATGAGTGTAATGACTGTGAGAAAACTTTTGCCCATAATTCCACCCTCAGAGCACATCAGAAAATTCACACTGGGGTGAAACTGtacaaatgtaatgaatgtgggaaaacttTTTCCCAGAAGACACGTCTTAGTACACATCAGAGGATTCACACAGGTGAGAAACCCTATGGatgtagtgaatgtgggaaaaccttctCCCAGAAATCATACCTCAGTGGACATGAGAGAATTCACAAAGGGGAAAAACcttatgaatgtaatgaatgtgggaaaacttTTGTCTATAAGGCAGCCCTCATTGTCCATCAAAGAATTCACacaggagaaaaaccctatgaatgtaatgaatgtgggaaaacttTCTCCCAGAGGACACACCTCTATGCACATCAGAGAACTCACACAGgggagaaaccttatgaatgtaaggaatgtgggaaaactTTTGCAGATAATTCAGCCCTCAGGgcacatcagagaattcacaaaggggagaaaccctatgaatgtagtgaatgtgggaaaacttTCTCCAAGACATCACACCTCAGAGCACATCTGAGGACTCGCacaggggagaaaccctatgaatgtaatgaatgtgggaaaacttTCTCCCAGAAGTCGTATGTTAGTgcacatcagagaattcacacagggGAGAAACCTTACGAATGTAACATATGTGGGAAACCTTTTGCCCATAATTCAACCCTCAGAgtacatcagagaattcacacaggTGTAAAATCCtacaaatgtaatgaatgtgggaaaacttTCTCTCAGAAGTCACACCTTAGTgcacatcagagaattcacacaggagagaaaccctatgagtgtaatgaatgtgggaaagcttttGCCCAAAATTCAACTCTTGGAGTACACCTGAGAATTCACACAGGTGAGAGACCCTACAAATGTTATGAATGTGGAAAAACCTTTGTCCGTAAGGCAGCTCTTAGAGTACATCACACCAGAATGCACTCCAGAGAGAAAACCCTTGCATGTAATGAATTTGGGATGTGCTAA